Part of the Ignavibacterium album JCM 16511 genome, CGGTTATATTTACAGATTTAGCTCAAGGTTTTATATTGATATTTGCCGGAATGTTGGTATTCGTGTTGGGATTAGATTATCTTGGTGGCTTCAAAATTTTCTGGGATTTGCTACCAACCGAATGGAAACTTCCTTTAGCTCATTTTAATGATCCGCCCGGATTTAATTTTGTAGGAATATTCTGGCAGGATGGTGTTGCCGGGTCCGTTGGATTTCTTTTTATGAATATGGGATTAGTGATGAGATTTATGGCATGTAAAAATGTTGATGAAGGAAGAAAAGCAGCTACTTTCAATATATTGTTTATGCTTCCCATTTCAGCAGTCGTAGTTGGTAATGCGGGTTGGATTGGGAAGGCAATCTCAATTGCAAATCCTTCAGTTGTTCCACCAACAACAAATCCCGACTCAATTTTCGTAGTTGTCGCAAATGTAATTTCTCATCCCGGAGTTTTTGGTTTCATAATGGCTGCTTTGACCGCAGCACTTATGTCAACCGTAGACACATTATTAAATGCTACCGCCGCAGTTTATATAAATGATATTCATAGACCTTTAAAAAAATGGCTGACCAAAAAAGTTCAAACATGGAAAGAAGAAGACAGACAGGAATTACTCTCTGCAAGAATCGCAACTGTAATTTTCACATTTCTTGGTGTATTAACAGTTATTCCTTTCAGTAAATTCCCAACTGTGTATGAAGCACATGGCTATTTTCATTCAACTCTAACTCCTCCATTGGTTACAGCAATATTCCTTGGTGTATTTTGGAAACGATACACAAATGCAGCTGTGATAGGAACGCTCGTAGGTGGAGTTGCTCTGATGATTATGGGGATGTATTACCCAAGACCATTAATCGAAATCTTCTCACACGGAACTGCTTACGAACCTAATCATCCTTATACATACATTGGCGCTTTATACAATTTGTTTGTGTGCGCCTTGTTTGCAGTTATAACAACACTAACCACAAAACAACAAGTCAAAATTGTGGAAAAGATTCGGCAGAGTGAAAATCACCGACTAATTATGAGTTCGTTTGTCGTTACTTCAATAATAATTTTTCTTTTGATTGCATTTAATGTTTTATCATTACCCGTCCTTTTTATTCTTACCTTCATAATGGTTGGCATGGTTGTAATCGCAGCAAATTATTTTATTAAATACGACGAAGAAGAGAAAACTGATGGTCTTACAGTTTGGTCTATCAAAAAAGCTAAAGAATATTTTAAAGGCAGCAAGCTGAATGAACGGGAAGGTGAAAAAATTAAAGTTCATTGGAAATTAAAGGAAGGCGAAGATGATACTATACATTTTTCAAAAAATGATATGAAACGAATGGCTGCCGAAGTTGGTGATTTGGTTTATATTTCAGATGCAAGGAAATATCTCGGCGGTTTGAAATCTGTTCACACTGTTTACGGAGAACCTCACGAAGAAGATGGAATTGTTTATATCTCGAATGAACATTTTGAACAAGGTCAATTTATAAAAGGCAAATTATTGACTGCCGAGAAAGAAATGTAATTTTTCAAAAACAGAATTAAGAATAAAAATGATAATAGATCATATCGAAAACAGAGAATTGTATTCAACAATAAATCCTAATATCAAAAAAGCTCTAGATTATTTGGAAGAAACTGATTTTAGTGAAGTTGAAGCCGGTAAATTTGAGATTGATGGCGAAAATGTTTTCGCTTTAGTCAGTGAGTATAAAACTAAAGACTTATCACAGGGCAAACCCGAATCTCATAAAAATTACATTGATGTTCAGTTCGTTTATTCCGGTGAGGAATTTATCGGTTATGCACCTCTTGCCAATCAAAAGATAGTTGAACCTTATAATGAGAATAATGACATTATATTTTATGACTGTGAACAATCGCTATGTCTTATTCAGAAAAAAATGTTTGCTGTGTTCTTCCCTACCGATATTCATATGCCAGGAATAAGAGTAACTAATCCTGTTCTGGTTAAAAAAGTTGTCGTTAAAGTTAAAATACTTTAATCATATCGGTTTGAATTACTGCAAAGCAGAATTTATTTTTGCACAGAAATTTTAATTAAATATTAAGGAGACATATGGGAAAAGGTGATAGAAGAACCAAGCGTGGGAAAATTTTTCAGGGCACAACAGGAAAATTTCGTCCGAAAAAAAAGAAAAAAAATCAAAAACCCGCTACCACTGAGACCAAATAATTTTTAATAAAAATCGGCTGCAAAGCCTCTCTCTGCAGCCGATTTATTTTTTTTTAATGAATAAGTTTTTTCTGTTTAGACCATTTCAATTATTTCTTAATTAATATTTCATTGTTATCTCTGTTTGAGTCCGGAATCTTTGAACTACCAAGAACAATTTTATTCACACCTTTAACATTATCAACACTAATCTTGAATGTTTTATTGCCGGTTTTCCAAACATCTGCAGTGTAATAAAGTTCTTTTACCGATTGATCATCATTCATCATAGTAACTTTAATCGGAATCGGAATGTTACCAATTTTTTCTACTTCTAATTTCAAATTTCCATTTCTTAATTCGTAAGATTTAATTCCCAAATCCGGAAAACCGAATTCAAAAAACCATGGTTTCCAATACCAGGAAAGATCTTCACCAGCGGCTTCATTGAATGAAGAATAAAAATCCCAGGGAATTGGATGTTTTCCGTTCCATCTTTCCATATAAAGATGAAGTGCTTTCAGGAATTTTTCTTTACCTAAAAAATCTCTCAGAAAATCATAAGCAAGTCCCGGTCGGGAATAAGCCGAAACACGATAAGAATAACCTGACAGCAAATTTGAAGGTACAATCAAAGGCATTTCCATTTCGTTTCCAGCGACATATTCAAATCCAAATACATTTCGCTCTCTTGGCATCGCACCTTCAGTCATTCTTTCCTGAAAGTCAAACGGTAGCATAACTGCCCAGCCTTCATCCATAAAAGCATATTTTCTTTCATTTATTCCCATATAAAAAGGCATATACTGATGTGCAATTTCGTGTGAAGTGACGCCAACAGTTCCTTCTTTGCTCTGTGAAGAACCGTTATTGACTATCATTGGATATTCCATTCCACCTGAGCCATTCCAGACTGTGCAACTTGGATATGGAAATGGTATTGCAGGTAGTTCTTCAGAAAAGTATTTAATTGTTTCTTTTGCGAAGTAAGCAACATCAATAAAATCTTGAGATGATTCTTTATATGCAGCTGCAATGTAAACTCTTTTGTTAGCCGGTGTAAGATAGCTAACTGCATCCCATAAATAATGATCACTCATACCGAAAGCAAAATCAGGTACTTTATCAGCTTTGAATTTAAAGGTATGAGTTTCAGAAGTAGTTTTATATCTGTTTGGATTTTTCAAATCATCTGAAGTAAAAATTCTAATTACCTCATTGCTCTGTTTGGCTTGTTCATATCTCTTTAAATATTCATTCGATAGAATTTCATCTGGATTTTGCCAAAGACCGGTTGACCAAATATGGAAACCGTTCGGTACATTGATATCAACTTCAAAGTTTGAAAAATCATTGTACATCTCTGTGTAACCTGTGTATTCATTATAATCCCATCCATCTATATCATCGTAAACAGCCATTTGAGGATACCAATATGCGATGAAGAATGAAGTTGAATCGTAGGTACCCATTCTTGCATAATTAGTTTTTGGGATTTCGAATGACCATTCAATCTCAATTTCTGATTTAGATGCTGGTTCAATTTTATCTTTAAGAATTACACGAAGGTTTGTTCCATTGTATTTGAAAATATTTTTGTCATCCGGATTTAGATTACTCTTGTTGAAACTAATAGACGAAATTTTAACACCTTCAGTAAGAGCATCTTCTGAAACATTAAAATCTCTCTTCGAAGATGGTTTGGAAATATTCGGATAAAGTCTTATAACAATTTCACTAAGTGTATCGGGACTATTATTATAGTAAGTTATAAATTCTTTTCCGGATAAAATTCTTGTTTTTGGATTAACGCTTACCTGAATTTTATAATCAGATGAATTCTGCCAATAATTTTTGCCCGGTTTTCCGTCAAAAGATCTTGTTCCTTTCTCGTAAGCCTTTAAAACATTTCGTGGAATGTAATAATTGGTCTGTGAAAGACTGGCTATTGAGAAAAAAAAGAGTAAAGTGAAAAGAATTTTTGTTTTCAATGTTTCACCTTTAGATGTTATCGAATAAAGTATTTGTTGTATTTCCGAATTTACTTCTTCCAAATCTTTTGTAGGCAAGTTGTGTTGCTTCTCTGCCACGCGGAGTTCTTTGAATAAATCCCTGCTGAATTAAAAATGGTTCATAAACTTCCTCGATTGTACCTGGGTCTTCATTAACTGCAACAGATAAAGTATTCAATCCAACAGGTCCGCCATTGTATTTATCGATTATGGCAAGAATAATTTCTTTATCCATTTCGTCAAGACCGTATTCATCCACTTCCAAAGCGGCTAAAGCTTTTTTGGCTATTTCGATGTCAATTGATTTTTTGTTTTCGAAATCAGCAAAGTCACGGGTTCTTCTCAATAATCTGTTTGCTATTCTTGGAGTTCCTCTTGAGCGCTTTGCAATTTCAGCAGCAGCATCTTCATCAATTTTCAGATTAAGAATCTTCGCAGATCTCTGAATAATAATTTTCAGATGTTCATTTGCATAGTAGTCGAGTCTGAATTTAATACCGAATCTGTCACGAAGCGGCGATGTAAGCATACCTGCTCTTGTTGTAGCACCAACTAAAGTATATTTAGGTAAACTAATCTGAACAGTACGGGCATTTGGTCCACTGTCAATCATTATATCAAGTTTGTAATCTTCCATCGCTGAATAAAGATATTCTTCAACAACCGGACTCAAACGATGAATCTCATCAATGAATAAAACTGAATGCTCCTCGAGATTGGTCAATATGCCTGCCAGATCGCCTGGTTTTTCGAGAACTGGTCCTGAAGTTATTTTGAGTTTTACTCCGAGTTCATTTGCGATTATATGGGCAAGTGTGGTTTTACCAAGTCCAGGCGGTCCGGTAAGTAAGACATGGTCTAAAGCTTCACCTCTTTTCTTAGCTGCTGAAATAAATACATTAAGGTTCTCAGTTATCTTTTCTTGTCCACCAAAATCGGTAAGAAATTGTGGACGAAGATTCTGCTCGAATTTTTTGTCTTCTTCAGTGGGTTCGGGATTGGTATTTGCCGATTTTCTCATATCAGGTAACGAGTTGCTTATTTCTTATTTTTAATTTATTGAGTAAATAAACCATTAGTGTCATTAAAGTAATCATAATCAATGCAATCAGAATAGTTGTAGATGCCGATAGCGAATTCCCCCAAATCATAGACAAACCAGGATTCCAGGCACTTCCGAAAATAATCATCAAATGTACAACATAAATTAATAATGTATTTCTACCAATTAAAATAATAATTCTTGGGATAGAATTAATTGATTGAGAGATATATGAGACTATTCCGGTTAGAATTAATACAAATCCAACTCTGAAAATTATTGTGTCATAAGTATAAGAATCAGAATAATTTGATATTGATTTTCCTGAGTTCAACATCATATAAATAATGGAAATAAGGATTAGAAGTATTCCAATTAAGACGAGTCTTATACTGAAGTTATTTGTTTTAAAGACCAATGGATTTCTTGCAAGATAACTTCCCAATATACCACCAAGAATAACATAGCCAGCCCAGGGAAACAGAGGGAATAGCGAACCATTTCCTGCGTAAAAATAGTTTGCTATCGGCTGAGGAAAATATTTCAACCAATCAATTTTTGCAAAGAACGGTGATGGAATTATGAAAGCAAGTCCGATTAAAAGAAAGGTAATTGTATCTCCAAGTTTTAATTTCTCTGAAATAAATGCTGATATCATCAAGAATAAAAGTCCAAAACCTATAAGTTGTAAGACATCAACAGCAAAGAAAATATCTATCTGTTCTTTGGTTACATCTGAAAAATCAAAAACTTTGTATGTCGGATATCGCAATAAATAACCAAGAAATAATAGTAACAAAAATCTCTTAATTCCTTTTTTAACCCGGGGATTTTTTTCAAAAGGTTCATCCACTAATCTGAAAAGATATGTAAAGACGGTTCCCGATGTGAACATAAAGATTGGAGCTGTCATCCCTCTCATAAAATTCCAAACTGCATAAACCGGATAATCAAGTAATCTGTACTCTGGTGCAAGCAAAGCATCAACAGTGTGACCTTGAACCATTTGAAGAACAGCAAATGCTCTCATCAAATCAATAAAGATGATCCTATGCTTTTTATCTGTCTGCGTCATCTTAATATTATTAAAAAGTGTGTTAAAGATAAGAATAGTGATTAATAAAGAAAAAGCCCCGCTGAAAATGCGGGGCTTGTGAGACTAATCTTATTAAATGTTATTTTTTATCATCATCAACTACTTCGTATGAAGCATCCTGAACATTATCTTTTCCATCACCTGATGTGGTTGAACCGGTTTGTTGTCCGGCTGTCTGTTCGTGCGGTGTTTGTGCACCTGCCTGAGAATATATCTTTTGAGATATCTCGTTCCAGGCTTTTGTTAAAGAATCAGTAGCAGATTTAATCTGTTCAGTATTGTTTGTTGATAAAGCATCTTCAACCCTCTTAATTTCAGACTCAATTCTTGATTTCATATCAGGAGTAAGTTTATCCTTCAATTCCTCAAGCTGCTTCTTGGTCTGGAATACCAAAGTGTCCGCAGTGTTCTTT contains:
- a CDS encoding sodium:solute symporter family protein produces the protein MEVHHSLGTSTDWIVMVIYFIAIMVFGSYFSKYNRTTTDFFFGGRRFAWWLIAMSIVATGVGSHSFIKYSAKGFEAGFSSTMTYMNDWFFVPFFIFGWLPIIVYTRIRSIPEYFEKRFSVLTRFLATVLLLFYMIGYVGIGFLTMGKAILPLLPPEFTLFGIHFQVTLMGLIIVIALIVGIYITYGGQTAVIFTDLAQGFILIFAGMLVFVLGLDYLGGFKIFWDLLPTEWKLPLAHFNDPPGFNFVGIFWQDGVAGSVGFLFMNMGLVMRFMACKNVDEGRKAATFNILFMLPISAVVVGNAGWIGKAISIANPSVVPPTTNPDSIFVVVANVISHPGVFGFIMAALTAALMSTVDTLLNATAAVYINDIHRPLKKWLTKKVQTWKEEDRQELLSARIATVIFTFLGVLTVIPFSKFPTVYEAHGYFHSTLTPPLVTAIFLGVFWKRYTNAAVIGTLVGGVALMIMGMYYPRPLIEIFSHGTAYEPNHPYTYIGALYNLFVCALFAVITTLTTKQQVKIVEKIRQSENHRLIMSSFVVTSIIIFLLIAFNVLSLPVLFILTFIMVGMVVIAANYFIKYDEEEKTDGLTVWSIKKAKEYFKGSKLNEREGEKIKVHWKLKEGEDDTIHFSKNDMKRMAAEVGDLVYISDARKYLGGLKSVHTVYGEPHEEDGIVYISNEHFEQGQFIKGKLLTAEKEM
- a CDS encoding YhcH/YjgK/YiaL family protein — translated: MIIDHIENRELYSTINPNIKKALDYLEETDFSEVEAGKFEIDGENVFALVSEYKTKDLSQGKPESHKNYIDVQFVYSGEEFIGYAPLANQKIVEPYNENNDIIFYDCEQSLCLIQKKMFAVFFPTDIHMPGIRVTNPVLVKKVVVKVKIL
- a CDS encoding 30S ribosomal protein THX is translated as MGKGDRRTKRGKIFQGTTGKFRPKKKKKNQKPATTETK
- a CDS encoding M1 family metallopeptidase, with amino-acid sequence MKTKILFTLLFFFSIASLSQTNYYIPRNVLKAYEKGTRSFDGKPGKNYWQNSSDYKIQVSVNPKTRILSGKEFITYYNNSPDTLSEIVIRLYPNISKPSSKRDFNVSEDALTEGVKISSISFNKSNLNPDDKNIFKYNGTNLRVILKDKIEPASKSEIEIEWSFEIPKTNYARMGTYDSTSFFIAYWYPQMAVYDDIDGWDYNEYTGYTEMYNDFSNFEVDINVPNGFHIWSTGLWQNPDEILSNEYLKRYEQAKQSNEVIRIFTSDDLKNPNRYKTTSETHTFKFKADKVPDFAFGMSDHYLWDAVSYLTPANKRVYIAAAYKESSQDFIDVAYFAKETIKYFSEELPAIPFPYPSCTVWNGSGGMEYPMIVNNGSSQSKEGTVGVTSHEIAHQYMPFYMGINERKYAFMDEGWAVMLPFDFQERMTEGAMPRERNVFGFEYVAGNEMEMPLIVPSNLLSGYSYRVSAYSRPGLAYDFLRDFLGKEKFLKALHLYMERWNGKHPIPWDFYSSFNEAAGEDLSWYWKPWFFEFGFPDLGIKSYELRNGNLKLEVEKIGNIPIPIKVTMMNDDQSVKELYYTADVWKTGNKTFKISVDNVKGVNKIVLGSSKIPDSNRDNNEILIKK
- the ruvB gene encoding Holliday junction branch migration DNA helicase RuvB gives rise to the protein MRKSANTNPEPTEEDKKFEQNLRPQFLTDFGGQEKITENLNVFISAAKKRGEALDHVLLTGPPGLGKTTLAHIIANELGVKLKITSGPVLEKPGDLAGILTNLEEHSVLFIDEIHRLSPVVEEYLYSAMEDYKLDIMIDSGPNARTVQISLPKYTLVGATTRAGMLTSPLRDRFGIKFRLDYYANEHLKIIIQRSAKILNLKIDEDAAAEIAKRSRGTPRIANRLLRRTRDFADFENKKSIDIEIAKKALAALEVDEYGLDEMDKEIILAIIDKYNGGPVGLNTLSVAVNEDPGTIEEVYEPFLIQQGFIQRTPRGREATQLAYKRFGRSKFGNTTNTLFDNI
- a CDS encoding heparan-alpha-glucosaminide N-acetyltransferase domain-containing protein, which gives rise to MTQTDKKHRIIFIDLMRAFAVLQMVQGHTVDALLAPEYRLLDYPVYAVWNFMRGMTAPIFMFTSGTVFTYLFRLVDEPFEKNPRVKKGIKRFLLLLFLGYLLRYPTYKVFDFSDVTKEQIDIFFAVDVLQLIGFGLLFLMISAFISEKLKLGDTITFLLIGLAFIIPSPFFAKIDWLKYFPQPIANYFYAGNGSLFPLFPWAGYVILGGILGSYLARNPLVFKTNNFSIRLVLIGILLILISIIYMMLNSGKSISNYSDSYTYDTIIFRVGFVLILTGIVSYISQSINSIPRIIILIGRNTLLIYVVHLMIIFGSAWNPGLSMIWGNSLSASTTILIALIMITLMTLMVYLLNKLKIRNKQLVT